Proteins from a single region of Rhipicephalus sanguineus isolate Rsan-2018 chromosome 5, BIME_Rsan_1.4, whole genome shotgun sequence:
- the LOC119392833 gene encoding uncharacterized protein LOC119392833: MTTITLRSFSSGRNASKRTYDVANRRDGKRFNMWPEVHKRRSVSLDNLSASPSPHTTPLLNSPAPKDAGQLLRRRWQHLERGDFDEGDKRVSEAHWAIVTAVVSSTSIVIAFFVFVALAFHTRADVVAVRHRAGSQREQSDPVLTEHVAYGGNVTAPAPLAESYRLRMYPKLVVVRNAEARCSATAVTSTTSAMPSITTASSAEVSNSNFSRTDCKPPECV; encoded by the exons ATGACGACGATTACGCTCAGAAGCTTCTCATCCGGGCGCAAC GCTTCAAAGAGAACGTACGACGTAGCCAACAGAAGAGATGGGAAGCGGTTCAATATGTGGCCAGAGGTTCATAAG AGGCGTTCCGTCTCTCTGGACAATCTTTCTGCGTCTCCTTCACCTCACACCACGCCACTGCTCAACTCTCCAGCGCCGAAAGACGCGGGCCAATTGCTTCGTCGCCGCTGGCAGCACCTGGAACGCGGCGACTTCGACGAAGGCGACAAGCGCGTGTCCGAAGCCCACTGGGCTATCGTGACCGCCGTCGTGTCCTCGACGAGCATCGTCATCGCCTTCTTCGTGTTCGTGGCGCTCGCGTTCCACACTCGTGCCGACGTGGTCGCGGTTAGGCACCGTGCCGGCAGCCAGCGAGAACAAAGCGACCCCGTGCTCACCGAGCACGTCGCCTATGGCGGGAACGTCACTGCGCCTGCgccgcttgctgaatcatacag GCTGCGGATGTATCCTAAATTGGTGGTCGTGAGAAACGCAGAGGCGCGGTGCTCGGCAACGGCGGTGACGAGCACGACATCAGCAATGCCATCAATTACCACGGCGTCTTCCGCAGAAGTTTCGAACTCAAATTTTTCGCGAACGGACTGCAAGCCACCTGAATGCGTATGA